A stretch of the Deltaproteobacteria bacterium HGW-Deltaproteobacteria-18 genome encodes the following:
- a CDS encoding DNA polymerase III subunit beta, producing MGLLEGDLALIAKAAGQIPEIDKVILFGSRAKGTHKHGSDVDLAIKGNNLAYESAIRLASLLNEESPMPYFFDVINYDAITEAQLLEHIDRVGVVIFKRR from the coding sequence ATTGGACTGCTGGAGGGCGACCTGGCGCTGATCGCCAAGGCTGCGGGACAAATCCCCGAAATAGACAAAGTCATTCTTTTTGGTTCAAGGGCCAAAGGAACTCACAAACACGGTTCGGATGTTGACCTGGCCATCAAGGGAAACAACCTTGCTTACGAATCCGCAATCCGGCTGGCCAGCCTTCTTAATGAAGAATCGCCCATGCCCTATTTTTTTGATGTCATTAATTACGATGCCATCACGGAAGCCCAACTGCTCGAACATATCGACCGGGTGGGAGTGGTGATCTTTAAGCGGCGCTAA